TCACACTGGGGCGCCTGGCCGAACTGGACGGCAGGGTGTGGCTGCTGGCGGTCGCCGCGGCGCTCATGATGCTCCTCGCGGGAGTCCTGACCGCCGCGCGTACGCCTCTTGTACGAGCCCGTGATGCGGCGACGGACCCAATCCTGGCTCCCTCTGCCGTACGGGACCCGGGTCCCCTCGGCTTCGCAGGGCGCTGCGCACTTCGGCTCGGGATCGTGACGGCGCTCGCACTGCCGTTGTTGGTCTGGCTGACGGACGTGTCGGTGGACGCCGCGCTGTCCGTGTTCGGATTCGACGCGTTCGGCGCGGGAATCGAGCTGCACGGGCACCTCGGCATGGCGCTGCTGCTGGGTGCCGTGTGGGGCGCGGGCGCCGGGGCGGCCGGGGCGCTGCTCGCCTGTGCGACCGGGGCGGCGGGGAGCCGGGCGGCGCCGTTGGCACGGGGTGAGGCGGGGCGGGCGGCGCCGCCACCGCCGTACGGGACGCCGGCGCAGCATGCGGGACCGTACGCGCCGAGCAACCCGTACCGCCCGCCGAACCCGGACACGAACCCCTACCTGAGGCTGCCGGAAGAGCTGCGCGAGCCCGAGGACACGCGGCCGGGTGAGGGCGGACGGACAAGGGGGTTGTGGAGGAAGGACGGGGTGCGTCCGCCGTCCGGGGGGTTCGGACCGGAGGGGCGGCCGGACGCCGGGGGACGGCCGGGCGGCGGCGACGGGCCTCGATGGGGGACGGCCCGGGAGCCCGCGTCACCACCCGAGAACACCGGACCGCCCCAGGCACCGCCCGGCGGCAGGGGCGCATGGCCCGAGCGCACCGGCCCCCACCAAGCGCCACCCGAGCACACCAGCCCCCGCCAAGCGCCGCCCGAGCACACCTGGCCGCCCCAGGCGCCGCCCGAGCACACCTGGCCGCCCCAGGCGCCGCCCGCAGCACCCGGCGAAGGCGCGCCGCCGCCCCACCGTGCCGTTCCGCCCCGGGCGCCCTCCGGTGACAGCGCGCCGCCACCCGACGATGCCCTGCCGCCCGCGCCCCATGACGTGTATGGCGCCCCCACCGTGATCGGGCCGATCGAGCCGCCTGCCCGGGCTCCGAAGCGGCCGCCGCGAGGCACGTCTCCCGCCTCGGAGCAGGGGCCGCCCCCGCCGCCACCTCCCCCGCCCCCGCCTCCTCCCGGCCGGCCCCGGGGGCGCGGCTGACGGGCCTGTCGTCCCCCCTCGCCGGCCGCTCCACGCCTCTACCCTGCGCCTTCGCCGGCGATCAAGGCGTACGTCATCTGCTCGCCACCCACTGTTCCCTGTCCGCTGGGCGGACCGGGCACGCGGAGGGCACTGGGTGACGGATACGGTGGGAACACCATGAGCGCTTCGCAGACCTCCGACGCCCCCACTCTCCTTGTCAAGATCTTCGGCAAGGACCGGCCCGGCCTGACCGCCGGCCTGTTCGAGACCCTTGCCGCCTACAACGTCGACGTGGTCGACATCGAGCAGGTCGTCACCCGGGGCCGGATGGTGCTGTGCGCCCTCGTGAGCATGCCCCCGTCCGGGCTGGAGGGCGATCTGCGGGCGACCGTCCACAGCTGGGCGGAGTCCATGAAGATGCAGGCGGAGATCATCTCCGGCATCGGCGACAACCGTCCGCGTGGCCTCGGCCGCTCCCTCGTCACCGTCCTCGGCCACCCGCTCACCGCCGAGTCGACGGCCGCGATCGCCGCCCGTATCACCGCCGCAGGCGGCAACATCGACCGTATCTTCCGGCTCGCCAAGTACCCGGTGACGGCCGTCGAGTTCGCCGTGTCCGGTGTGGAGACCGAGCCGCTGCGCACCGCCCTGGTGACCGACGCCGCGGCACTCGGTGTCGACGTCGCCGTCGTCGCCGCCGGTCTGCACCGGCGGGCCCAGCGCCTCGTCGTCATGGACGTGGATTCGACGCTCATCCAGGACGAGGTCATCGAGCTGTTCGCCGCGCACGCCGGCTGCGAGGCGGAGGTCGCCGAGGTGACCGCGGCCGCCATGCGGGGCGAGCTGGACTTCGAGCAGTCGCTGCACGCGCGCGTGGCGCTGCTCAAGGGGCTCGACGCGTCGGTCGTGGAGAAGGTACGCGCCGAGGTCCGGCTCACTCCGGGCGCGCGCACCCTGATCCGTACGCTCAAGCGGCTCGGCTTCCAAGTGGGTGTGGTCTCCGGTGGGTTCACCCAGGTCACGGACGATCTGAAGGAGCGGCTCGGGCTCGACTTCGCCCAGGCCAACACCCTGGAGATCGTCGACGGGAAGCTCACCGGCAAGGTCGTCGGCGAGATCGTGGACCGTGCGGGCAAGGCACGGCTGCTGCGCCGGTTCGCCGCCGAGGCGGGCGTACCGCTGGCGCAGACCGTGGCGATCGGCGACGGCGCCAATGACCTCGACATGCTCAACGCGGCCGGTCTGGGCGTCGCCTTCAACGCCAAGCCCGTCGTCCGCGAGGCCGCGCACACCGCGGTGAACTTCCCCTTCCTGGACACCGTCCTCTATCTGCTCGGTGTCACCCGGGAAGAGGTCGAGGCGGCGGACACGCACGACGACGCGCACTGAGGGGCGCGCCCGCACATCGGCGCTCCGCGCGCCCGCGCGCCCGCACGTACGCGAGTGCCCGCACGTACCCGAGTGCGCGCACGTCGACGGGGCCCGGCACCGTGGTGGTGCCGGGCCCCGTCCCGTTCCGCGGGGGTTTACTCGCTCGGCGTCCAGTAGTCGATCAGGGTGGCCACGCCCGGCTCCAGCGACTTCCAGGAACCGTCGAAGGAGAGTACGGCGAAGGCGGCGGCCGGGAAGCCGCGTCGGCTCATCCGCTCACGGGCTTCCTCCTCGGCCTCGCCGGCGAGGACCTCGGCAAGGCCCTGGATGCCCGGGTTGTGGCCAATGAGGATC
The Streptomyces sp. CGMCC 4.7035 DNA segment above includes these coding regions:
- the serB gene encoding phosphoserine phosphatase SerB, which translates into the protein MSASQTSDAPTLLVKIFGKDRPGLTAGLFETLAAYNVDVVDIEQVVTRGRMVLCALVSMPPSGLEGDLRATVHSWAESMKMQAEIISGIGDNRPRGLGRSLVTVLGHPLTAESTAAIAARITAAGGNIDRIFRLAKYPVTAVEFAVSGVETEPLRTALVTDAAALGVDVAVVAAGLHRRAQRLVVMDVDSTLIQDEVIELFAAHAGCEAEVAEVTAAAMRGELDFEQSLHARVALLKGLDASVVEKVRAEVRLTPGARTLIRTLKRLGFQVGVVSGGFTQVTDDLKERLGLDFAQANTLEIVDGKLTGKVVGEIVDRAGKARLLRRFAAEAGVPLAQTVAIGDGANDLDMLNAAGLGVAFNAKPVVREAAHTAVNFPFLDTVLYLLGVTREEVEAADTHDDAH
- a CDS encoding streptophobe family protein, with protein sequence MDIETARDGRRLPWIDVLLSAIASVSWALIGMAGTAALGLHLLQADAAGSLGPMTAAVVALGANGSVTPSGDVSAFGLKGAEATTAIEITPLGVSLVGALLLCWFFLRSLRTAGVVVAPAELLARAGAVVVLFVAMLGGLAWAGHDVVTIDGGSLGLDDLPGGGGGGGIDVPGLGDIGGLLPDRLGNLVHAKAAVGFTVDTVPTLLGGAAWAAGVLLVALLASRRTPLPRGWEAVHRVVRPAVSALVTVGLVAVAAGFAAAGYAAIGDDHPGRIVGAALLGAPNGVWLGIPIGLFVPWDGVATGELAKLLPDPLDRLLSVRSDQPVTLGRLAELDGRVWLLAVAAALMMLLAGVLTAARTPLVRARDAATDPILAPSAVRDPGPLGFAGRCALRLGIVTALALPLLVWLTDVSVDAALSVFGFDAFGAGIELHGHLGMALLLGAVWGAGAGAAGALLACATGAAGSRAAPLARGEAGRAAPPPPYGTPAQHAGPYAPSNPYRPPNPDTNPYLRLPEELREPEDTRPGEGGRTRGLWRKDGVRPPSGGFGPEGRPDAGGRPGGGDGPRWGTAREPASPPENTGPPQAPPGGRGAWPERTGPHQAPPEHTSPRQAPPEHTWPPQAPPEHTWPPQAPPAAPGEGAPPPHRAVPPRAPSGDSAPPPDDALPPAPHDVYGAPTVIGPIEPPARAPKRPPRGTSPASEQGPPPPPPPPPPPPPGRPRGRG